From Fusobacterium varium:
TTATCTCCAGAAATAACCCCACCATAAAATCCGTAAGAAAAATTAAATTTTTTATTTATTGGAACATAGCCGTCAAACTGATAAAGAGGTCCGTAAAAATTTGATTTAGAAGCTCCAAATGTTCCTCCCCATACATAGTTCAGTTCGCCTTTTACTCCAGATGTAGGGCGTCTTCCCCCATCAAGTCTATCTAAAGATAATCTGAAAAAGGCTTCATTATAATTTTTAGAATATTCAAATTCTTCTGTCCAAGTAAATCCAGTCTCCTGTTCAAGTTTTGAATAATTTACAGCTATACCATAAGAAGCCAGAAGCTGATTATCATATTGAGTAAGAACTCCAGTTTCAAATCTTAAAGCTTTATTAGTATAGTCTGCTATTTTTTTTGTACCATCATATAAATAGAGTGGTGATTCTTTATAACTTGCATTAGCAAAAATTCCAATTTTATTTGAAACTCCATAATAGAAAAAATTATGAGTTGATAATCCAAGATAATCTCCAAATTGAGCATCTATTGTACTACTGCTACCAAGTTTTTTTGCATTTGACAGTTCAGTTCCAATATTAAAAGTAGTTCCATAACCAGTAGCATAGCTTGCACCTATTCCAAAGACATTTGCAGGATTTATATCAGCATCAAGCACTAAAGTTGTTCCTTCAAATTCATAGTAAATTTTATTAATGAAATCTATTCCATATAATTTTAACATTATATCTTCCATTTCCTCAGTAGTTAATGGTTTATTTTTATATTTTTCTAAAAGATTATTTACTATTTCTTGTTTATCTTGTGAAAATTTATTTGAATAAACAATGTTTTCAATAATAATATTCTTTTCATGAAGGGGAGCTTCAGCCATTTTCTCTTTTTTAGGAAGCTTTTTTAAATCTTCTATTTTTTCTTGAGCAGCCTTAAGCCCAAGAGTTATAAATTCTCTTCCTCTTTTCATATCAGTAGCATTATATGATTGGATATCGGGAGAAATAAGAATAGTTGCCATTTCTCTCTGCTGCTGAGTAGAAGAAGCACTTTGTATTGTTACCAATTGATTCATAACACTGAGAATATTATAATCCTTGTTATCTTTTACTTCATTTCCAACATCACTGGCGATTACTATATCAGCTCCCATAGCAATAACATCTTCTACAGGAAGATTTCTTGTAATCAAACCATCTACATAAAGGTTGCCATCTATTTCCACTGGATCAAGAATAGTAGGAATAGCAACACTTGCAGTTATAGCTCGGGCTAAGTCACCATGAGAAAGGGCAACAGCCTTACCAGAGTTTAAATCAGTTGCTACGATTCTTAAAGGAATAGGTAATTTATCAAAATCATTGATATCTTCTACATTGGCAAGTAATTTTTTTAATCTTAAATATATCATTTCTGTACTTCCAAATCCTTTTGGAAGAGAAAGGTTAAATTCTTTATCATATCTTACAGAAGCGGCATATTTGTGACTGTTTAATTTCTTTTCAAGAGGAACTTTTTTACTGTCAAGTTCTCCACTTATGTATCCATTCCAGTTTATATCTATCAGAATATTTTCTATCTGTGCAGGAGTATATCCAGCAGAGTAAAGAGCGGCAACTACAGCTCCCATACTTGTACCTGTGATATAGTCGATTTTAATATTTTGTTCTTCAAGTATTTTAAGAACTCCAACATGAGCAAGCCCTTTTGCTCCACCACCACTAAGTGCAAGCCCAATTTTTACTTCTGATTTATTCTTTTTTAGTTTAACTGCTTTTGTTTTTTCTAATGTTTGTATTTTTTCTTCTAAAAGTTTTATTTGAGATTTTAATTTATCTATTTCAATATCTTCTTCAAAAGTTATATTATTATTTATTGATTGTAAATTTGAAAAACTTTTAGAAGGTATCAATCCTATGAAAAGTATAATAAAAATAAGAAGAAACTTTCTCTTCATGAAATCCTCCTAGCGTAATATTTTAGTAGTGTCTTAACATATAATCTATATTATATCAATTTTTCATAATAAATAAAATAAGAAATATCTTAAATTTGATTTTTAGTGGTAAAAATGTTATAATTACTAGAAAACCAAAACTTAAAAGATTGTAAGTAGTAAGAGGTAAAAGGTGAACAGCACTTCTGCTTTTACTCCTTATTATTTACCTTTTAAGTTTCAAAGGAGATTAAAAGAAAATAATAGGAGGAATTTATGTTTGATGAGAAAAAAGTTGAACTAGAACTAGCTGGAAGAACGCTAAGTTTTTCAACTGGAAAAATAGCAAGACAATCTTGCGGAGCTGTAATGGTTCAATATGGGGAGACTGTACTGTTAAGTACTGTAAACCGTAGTAAAGAGCCAAGAAAAGGGGCTGATTTTTTCCCTTTAACAGTTGATTATATTGAAAAATTTTATGCTGCTGGAAAATTTCCGGGAGGATTCAATAAAAGAGAAGGAAGACCTTCAACAAATGCAACATTGACAGCAAGACTTATAGACAGACCTATAAGACCAATGTTTCCAGAAGGATTTAATCATGATGTACATATTGTAAATACTGTATTTTCATATGATGAAAAAAATACACCTGATTATTTAGGAATAATAGGATCTTCAATGGCACTTATGCTTTCTGATCTTCCATTCCTAGGACCAGTAGCAGGGGTTGTAGTAGGATATAAAAATGGAGAATTTATTTTAAATCCAACTCCAGAAGAGTTAGAAACAAGTGATCTTGAATTATCAGTAGCAGGATCAAAAGATGCTGTAAATATGGTTGAAGCAGGAGCTAAAGAATTAGATGAAGAAACTATGCTTGCTGCAATAATGTTTGCTCATGAGAATATTAAAAAAATCTGTGCTTTTCAAGAGGAATTTGCAAAAATAGCTGGAAAAGAAAAAATAGATTTTGTTAAAAAAGAAGTTTTACCATTGGTAAAAGACTTTATAGATGAAAAAGGAATGGAAAGATTAAAAGATGCTGTTCTTACTTTAGGTAAAAAAGCAAGAGAAGAAGCAGTTGATTCATTAGAAGAAGAATTAATGGAAGCATTTATTCTTGAAAATTATGAAGGTGTTGAAGAAGAGGATATTCCAGAAGAAGTAATTGGAGAATTCAAAGGATATTATCATGATCTTATGAAGAAACTGGTTAGAGAAGCTATTCTTTATCACAAGCATAGAGTAGATGGAAGAAAAACTACTGAAATAAGACCATTATTTGCTGAAACAGGAGTTCTTCCTATTCCTCACGGATCAGCAATGTTTACAAGAGGAGAAACTCAAGCTGTTGTTGTAACAACTTTAGGAACTAAAGAAGATGAGCAATTAGTTGATGACTTAGAAAAAGAATACTTTAAAAAATTCTATCTTCATTATAACTTCCCTCCATATTCAGTAGGAGAAACAGGAAGAATGGGATCACCTGGTAGAAGAGAATTAGGACATGGATCTCTTGCTGAAAGAGCTCTTAGCTATGTAATTCCATCAGAAGAAGAATTTCCATATACTATAAGAGTAGTATCTGAAATAACAGAATCAAATGGATCTTCTTCTCAAGCATCTATATGTGGAGGATCGCTTTCACTTATGGCTGCAGGAGTACCTATTAAAGAGCATGTAGCTGGAATAGCTATGGGGCTTATTAAAGAAGGAGAAGAATTTACTGTATTGACAGATATTATGGGACTTGAGGATCACTTGGGAGATATGGACTTTAAAGTGGCAGGAACTAAAAAAGGTATAACTGCACTTCAAATGGATATTAAGATAACAGGAATAACAGAAGAAATAATGAGAATAGCTTTAAAGCAAGCATTAGATGCTAGAAATGAGATATTAATTGTTATGAATAATGCTATTTCTAAACCAGCAGATCTTAGACCTAATGTACCTAGAATACATCAAATGAAAATAGCTACAGATAAAATAGCTGCATTAATTGGACCTGGAGGAAAAAATATCAAAGGAATTATAGAAAAAACAGGAGCAACTATTGACATCAGTGATGATGGTAACGTTTCTATTTTCTCTAAAGATGAAGAAGTGCTAAAAGAAACAATCACTCTTGTAAACGCATTTGTAAAAGATGTAGAGGTAGGAGAAATATATAATGGAAGAGTAGTAAATATTGCTAAATTTGGAGCGTTTATGGAAATACTTCCTGGAAAAGAAGGACTTCTTCATGTTTCTGAAATTTCAAATGAAAGAGTGGCAAATGTAGAAGATGTATTAAAAGTTGGAGATAGATTTGATGTAAAAGTTATTTCAACTGAAAATGGAAAAATTAGTTTAAGTAAAAAGAAAATTTAGTTCTTTATACAAAGAGAACACAGATATTTTTCTGTGTTCTCTTTAGTATGAGGTTATTTTAGATGAGGTGAAGGATGAAATTTGCTTTAATTAGCTTGGGATGCAGCAAAAATCTTGTGGACAGCGAGAATTTTATTGGGATATTAGTGAATAAAAGAGGATTTGAAGTAACTAGTGAATTAGGGGAAGCAGATATTATAATAGTTAATACCTGTGGATTTATTGGAGATGCCAAAAAAGAATCAATTGAAACTATCCTAGAAGTTAGTGATTTAAAAATAAATGGAAATTTGAAAAAAATAATAGTAACTGGATGCTTAGCACAAAGATATGCAGGAGAGATATTAAAAGAATTG
This genomic window contains:
- the pnp gene encoding polynucleotide phosphorylase; its protein translation is MFDEKKVELELAGRTLSFSTGKIARQSCGAVMVQYGETVLLSTVNRSKEPRKGADFFPLTVDYIEKFYAAGKFPGGFNKREGRPSTNATLTARLIDRPIRPMFPEGFNHDVHIVNTVFSYDEKNTPDYLGIIGSSMALMLSDLPFLGPVAGVVVGYKNGEFILNPTPEELETSDLELSVAGSKDAVNMVEAGAKELDEETMLAAIMFAHENIKKICAFQEEFAKIAGKEKIDFVKKEVLPLVKDFIDEKGMERLKDAVLTLGKKAREEAVDSLEEELMEAFILENYEGVEEEDIPEEVIGEFKGYYHDLMKKLVREAILYHKHRVDGRKTTEIRPLFAETGVLPIPHGSAMFTRGETQAVVVTTLGTKEDEQLVDDLEKEYFKKFYLHYNFPPYSVGETGRMGSPGRRELGHGSLAERALSYVIPSEEEFPYTIRVVSEITESNGSSSQASICGGSLSLMAAGVPIKEHVAGIAMGLIKEGEEFTVLTDIMGLEDHLGDMDFKVAGTKKGITALQMDIKITGITEEIMRIALKQALDARNEILIVMNNAISKPADLRPNVPRIHQMKIATDKIAALIGPGGKNIKGIIEKTGATIDISDDGNVSIFSKDEEVLKETITLVNAFVKDVEVGEIYNGRVVNIAKFGAFMEILPGKEGLLHVSEISNERVANVEDVLKVGDRFDVKVISTENGKISLSKKKI
- a CDS encoding putative phospholipase, whose protein sequence is MKRKFLLIFIILFIGLIPSKSFSNLQSINNNITFEEDIEIDKLKSQIKLLEEKIQTLEKTKAVKLKKNKSEVKIGLALSGGGAKGLAHVGVLKILEEQNIKIDYITGTSMGAVVAALYSAGYTPAQIENILIDINWNGYISGELDSKKVPLEKKLNSHKYAASVRYDKEFNLSLPKGFGSTEMIYLRLKKLLANVEDINDFDKLPIPLRIVATDLNSGKAVALSHGDLARAITASVAIPTILDPVEIDGNLYVDGLITRNLPVEDVIAMGADIVIASDVGNEVKDNKDYNILSVMNQLVTIQSASSTQQQREMATILISPDIQSYNATDMKRGREFITLGLKAAQEKIEDLKKLPKKEKMAEAPLHEKNIIIENIVYSNKFSQDKQEIVNNLLEKYKNKPLTTEEMEDIMLKLYGIDFINKIYYEFEGTTLVLDADINPANVFGIGASYATGYGTTFNIGTELSNAKKLGSSSTIDAQFGDYLGLSTHNFFYYGVSNKIGIFANASYKESPLYLYDGTKKIADYTNKALRFETGVLTQYDNQLLASYGIAVNYSKLEQETGFTWTEEFEYSKNYNEAFFRLSLDRLDGGRRPTSGVKGELNYVWGGTFGASKSNFYGPLYQFDGYVPINKKFNFSYGFYGGVISGDNILLDQYIKLGGTKNNIKNKEFAFYGYEVHQKLVDQFLIGRLGLDYELSTNLYIGTNWNIGTYREAREKSDAMDKDKTLLWEDYHQGFALSLTYETMFGPIEFSVSKDNKKGDVISQFSIGYIFD